One window of Papaver somniferum cultivar HN1 chromosome 9, ASM357369v1, whole genome shotgun sequence genomic DNA carries:
- the LOC113313084 gene encoding uncharacterized protein LOC113313084, producing the protein MESVSISEEPIRRRVIMHSNTAILGGIRDWQFSLAGKLYAPGVMSWQDAERAAKFIWPHLRRHNQWFVQVRGLEPNIFVIKFKISEDKDAILVGGSWNLDGHLIVLKDWNPTMDYHLLDFTVSPFWLEYKYLLPEFTYADILRMFGIIVGEVRVIEPDGVNPPTSSKYRALVLINVNTPLITVITTANVAGSPFCLLKGNPEQEAQLFLQHGSQRHDKLRKPIEQQPRPLDGMRLSIFSATDSGSGASSSYHNQAQPSSSLRPSYTMTSDGVSTSGVKKRYRRTPILVITSEPHIPDADLDDNVVTSQVDDTVSVEDDTTASAMDTVWDIVAASAYNAQNHTDAWQQVIVKTYPSLFIFSLFFLLLFSCNLFLNLSVITVMKILSWNCQGIGNPHTRDYLHFCLTNNDPDIFFLCETKAQSNNMRFYLSKTKYPHYWFHPSLGLSGGISLGWKNGIDIEIMHTTSKTIHVIVHAHDNNMDFLITFMYGAHDDTENANQWQYLINMHLFVDLPWVLLGDLNFTMHDSETHSSSVTHPHHARHVRNFVQQLGLIDLGYSRADTTWSNHRSEDDHVSARLDRALVNNRWINHYTNAHFQHLVPVASDHNPILLHTVPSATKHSPFKLYKCWFKMDSCTDTIARSWKQRFSGSPSFQFSSKLKLTRTQLQIWKRLSFGNIENNLQNIQKQLQFCYDRNLPSSHPQVKHLSSSLQQWLLIQKEFFMQKAGDKFLEEDRNTSYFHSIVNYNKRMSTINSIQGPLGIWFDSRSDIEAIFTNHFKNISTSSTPQINNEILQLFQPCVSEIQNNCLIQVPHAQEIKDVVFQIKPWASPGNDGFQAGFYQHCWDVVGTEVISMVQYFFTHKHMLKAINHTYQVLIPKISNPKTPADYRPIRLCNVSYKIMSKILANRLKPLLPDIISPTQTAFVAGRHIHDNIIIAHEILFSMKRKKIKKALVGLKLDMSKAFDRVEWSFLLSFFRQLGFHSDWISLIDQCISTSNISILINGSPSLTFSPTRGIRQGDPLSPFLFLFVMEAFSRLLQLNVDSGCLSGIRINHHCPLINHLFFADDCLLFFEADSTQMQQLQHLLHIFGQASGQVINMQKSTLFFGKHTSNAHKSNIIGILGMKVMGLGEKYLGIPLLLHRSRHKNCQGVIDNMNNRLQVFKLPEATLQQMERIQRSYWWNSYIKPRSQKYISWRKVCLHKRIGGLGLKNLCNYNLAFLAKLAWKLLYNQDALWAKLLKGKHFPHHDLRFFPPPVNLNSSWIWQSIFIWLEIVLKNAKWQVGNGAHINIWTSNWIPSLNSALQDWGDLNTSNYQLVSDLIDTDTEQWNVSLLRLLFTADQVNSILTIPIQLDQEDKLIWPFTTTGIFTTASTYKMLCDKDILTDNSMGLSQHFWLSFWKLKVPYKFQIFLWRAIHNAIPVKARIFTHVHNADLHCVLCNHNQMEDLDHLLLHFPFSRAIWQYFLPHQFHFTLQHSSLLSWIQTWKLKDSIINIKKSPEIVHLAMCIMHFIWKLRCSVVFNSTTPNHNSVVHQVTSYILQHHLGNTPANYNHPNVHNKLLHHKWEPPPLHYLKINIDASYNSSSLLAGIGIIMRNSTGAYVMGRGALRRASNAQQAEAWAMLEAMQLADSNGWSHVIFEYDNLGICSFLQQQSSLCHWQSMPLLRKCVNICTINPGWSSSFVYRSGNKAADAIAKAAYKHNLCGDWWFHPPPLLIPYINCDVSITHV; encoded by the exons ATGGAAAGTGTTTCTATCAGTGAAGAGCCTATTAGGAGAAGAGTAATTATGCATTCTAACACTGCTATCTTAGGTGGAATTAGGGATTGGCAGTTTAGTCTTGCTGGTAAGCTTTATGCTCCGGGGGTTATGTCTTGGCAGGATGCTGAACGTGCAGCTAAATTTATTTGGCCTCATCTTCGAAGACACAATCAATGGTTTGTCCAGGTGCGTGGTTTAGAACCAAATATTTTTGTTATCaagtttaaaatttcagaagataaAGATGCAATTTTAGTTGGTGGATCTTGGAACCTTGATGGTCATTTGATTGTTTTAAAGGATTGGAATCCCACTATGGATTATCATCTACTGGATTTTACGGTTTCTCCTTTTTGGTTAGAGTATAAATATCTTTTACCTGAATTCACCTATGCTGATATTCTTCGAATGTTTGGTATTATTGTTGGGGAAGTTAGAGTTATAGAACCAGATGGTGTGAACCCTCCTACATCCTCTAAGTATAGAGCTCTTGTTCTCATTAATGTTAACACTCCCCTTATTACTGTTATAACTACTGCTAATGTTGCTGGT AGCCCATTTTGCCTCCTCAAAGGGAATCCTGAGCAAGAAGCGCAACTCTTTCTACAACATGGATCTCAGAGGCATGATAAACTACGAAAACCTATTGAACAACAGCCTAGACCCCTTGATGGTATGCGCCTTTCAATCTTCTCAGCCACTGATTCAGGTTCTGGTGCTTCCTCTTCATATCACAATCAAGCTCAGCCCTCTTCTTCTTTGAGACCATCTTATACTATGACTAGTGACGGTGTTAGTACTAGTGGTGTTAAGAAAAGATATCGTCGTACACCTATTTTGGTTATAACTTCTGAGCCGCATATTCCTGATGCTGATTTGGATGACAATGTGGTTACTTCTCAAGTGGATGATACTGTCTCTGTTGAAGATGATACCACTGCTTCAGCCATGGATACTGTTTGGGACATTGTTGCAGCCTCTGCTTATAATGCACAGAATCATACTGATGCATGGCAACAGGTGATTGTCAAAACTTATCCTTCTTTAttcattttttctttgttttttcttttgttgttttcttgCAATCTTTTTTTGAATTTATCTGTTATTACCGTCATGAAAATTCTTTCCTGGAACTGTCAAGGTATAGGTAACCCTCATACCCGTGATTATCTTCATTTCTGTTTGACCAACAATGACCCAGATATTTTTTTCTTGTGTGAAACCAAAGCTCAGTCTAATAATATGAGATTTTATCTTTCTAAAACTAAATATCCTCATTACTGGTTTCATCCCTCTTTGGGTCTCTCTGGAGGTATCTCTCTTggctggaaaaatggaattgatattgaaatcatGCATACAACCTCTAAAACTATCCATGTTATTGTCCATGCTCATGATAATAATATGGATTTCTTGATAACCTTCATGTATGGTGCTCATGATGATACAGAAAATGCTAACCAGTGGCAATATCTTATTAATATGCATTTGTTTGTTGATCTTCCTTGGGTTCTTCTAGGTGATTTAAACTTCACCATGCATGACTCCGAAACACATAGCTCTAGTGTCACTCATCCTCATCATGCTAGACATGTTAGAAATTTTGTTCAGCAACTAGGTCTCATTGACTTAGGTTACTCAAGAGCTGACACAACTTGGTCAAATCATCGTAGTGAAGATGATCATGTCTCTGCTCGTCTAGATAGAGCTTTAGTGAATAATCGCTGGATCAACCACTACACAAATGCACATTTTCAACATTTAGTACCTGTTGCTTCGGATCACAACCCGATTTTGCTACATACAGTTCCTTCTGCTACAAAACATTCTCCTTTTAAACTCTACAAGTGTTGGTTTAAAATGGATTCTTGTACTGATACTATTGCACGCAGCTGGAAGCAACGATTTTCGGGGTCTCCTTCGTTTCAGTTTTCtagtaaattaaaactaaccagaACTCAGCTGCAGATATGGAAACGACTTTCTTTTGGCAACATCGAGAATAACCTTCAAAATATTCAGAAGCAGCTACAATTTTGCTATGACCGCAATTTGCCTTCTTCTCATCCTCAAGTTAAGCATCTAAGCTCTTCCTTGCAGCAATGGCTTTTGATTCAAAAAGAGTTCTTCATGCAAAAAGCAGGTGATAAATTTCTTGAAGAAGATAGAAACACTTCTTATTTTCACTCGATAGTCAATTACAATAAGAGAATGTCAACTATCAATTCTATCCAGGGTCCCTTGGGCATTTGGTTTGATAGCAGAAGTGATATTGAAGCTATATTTACTAACCATTTTAAGAATATTTCTACTTCTTCTACGCCTCAGATTAATAACGAGATTCTGCAGCTTTTTCAACCTTGTGTTTCAGAAATACAGAACAATTGCCTTATCCAGGTGCCTCATGCTCAAGAAATAAAGGATGTGGTATTTCAAATCAAGCCTTGGGCTTCTCCGGGTAATGATGGGTTCCAAGCTGGATTTTATCAACATTGTTGGGATGTTGTTGGCACTGAGGTAATATCCATGGTTCAATACTTTTTCACTCATAAACATATGCTCAAAGCCATCAATCATACATATCAGGTTTTAATCCCTAAAATTTCAAACCCAAAAACACCTGCTGATTACAGACCCATAAGACTGTGCAATGTTAGCTATAAAATTATGTCTAAAATTTTAGCTAACCGTCTTAAACCCCTTCTTCCTGATATTATCTCCCCTACTCAAACTGCCTTTGTTGCAGGAAGACATATCCATGACAATATCATTATTGCTCATGAGATTTTGTTTAGTATGAAACGTAAAAAGATTAAGAAGGCTTTGGTTGGTTTGAAATTagacatgtcgaaagctttcgacagggtTGAATGGTCATTTCTGCTTTCCTTCTTTCGGCAATTGGGTTTTCATAGTGATTGGATTAGTTTAATAGATCAgtgtatttctacttcaaatattTCCATTCTTATCAATGGCAGTCCTTCTTTAACTTTTTCTCCGACTCGGGGTATTCGTCAAGGAGACCCGTTGTctccttttttatttctttttgtcatggaAGCATTTTCTAGACTTTTGCAGCTTAATGTGGACTCTGGTTGTCTTTCAGGGATTAGAATTAATCATCACTGCCCTTTAATTAATCATCTGTTCTTCGCGGatgattgtttgttattttttgaaGCTGATTCTACTCAAATGCAGCAGCTTCAACACTTGCTTCATATATTTGGACAAGCTTCAGGTCAGGTGATAAATATGCAGAAATCAACCTTATTTTTTGGCAAGCACACTTCTAATGCTCATAAGTCTAATATCATTGGTATTCTTGGTATGAAAGTTATGGGACTTGGCGAAAAATACTTGGGTATACCTCTTCTGCTGCATAGATCCAGACATAAGAACTGTCAGGGTGTTATTGATAACATGAATAATAGATTGCAG GTTTTCAAACTACCTGAAGCAACTCTTCAACAAATGGAAAGAATTCAGAGAAGCTATTGGTGGAACAGTTACATCAAGCCACGTTCTCAAAAGTACATTTCTTGGAGAAAGGTGTGTTTACATAAAAGGATAGGTGGTTTAGGACTTAAAAATTTATGCAACTATAACTTAGCTTTTCTTGCGAAACTAGCTTGGAAATTGTTAtataaccaagatgctttatGGGCGAAGTTGTTGAAAGGTAAACATTTTCCTCATCATGACCTGCGTTTCTTCCCTCCACCGGTTAACTTAAATTCAAGTTGGATTTGGCAAAGTATCTTTATTTGGCTCGAGATTGTGTTGAAAAATGCTAAATGGCAAGTTGGTAATGGAGCTCATATCAACATCTGGACTTCTAACTGGATTCCTTCTCTGAATTCTGCTTTACAGGACTGGGGTGATTTGAATACTTCTAACTATCAGTTGGTTTCTGATCTTATAGATACTGATACTGAACAGTGGAATGTGTCACTTCTTCGCCTTCTCTTTACAGCTGATCAGGTGAACTCCATTTTAACCATTCCCATTCAGTTAGATCAAGAGGATAAATTAATCTGGCCCTTTACAACCACTGGTATTTTTACTACTGCCTCAACTTATAAGATGTTGTGTGATAAAGATATCCTAACAGATAACTCCATGGGTTTATCTCAACATTTTTGGTTATCTTTTTGGAAGTTGAAAGTACCTTACAAGTTTCAGATTTTCCTGTGGAGAGCTATTCACAATGCTATTCCAGTCAAAGCAAGAATTTTCACCCATGTGCATAATGCTGATTTACACTGTGTACTTTGCAACCACAATCAAATGGAAGATCTGGACCATCTATTACTTCATTTCCCTTTCTCTAGGGCAATATGGCAGTATTTTTTACCTCATCAGTTTCACTTTACTTTGCAACACTCTTCTCTCTTATCTTGGATTCAGACTTGGAAACTCAAAGACTCCATCATCAATATCAAGAAGTCCCCTGAGATTGTTCACTTAGCTATGTGCATCATGCATTTCATATGGAAGCTTCGATGTAGTGTTGTTTTTAACAGTACCACTCCCAACCATAACTCTGTAGTCCATCAGGTCACTTCATACATTCTCCAGCATCATCTAGGAAACACTCCTGCTAACTACAATCATCCTAATGTTCATAATAAGCTTTTACATCATAAATGGGAACCTCCTCCTTTGCATTACCTAAAAATTAATATCGATGCTTCTTATAATTCTAGTTCTTTGTTAGCTGGTATTGGAATTATAATGCGGAACTCTACAGGGGCATATGTCATGGGAAGGGGAGCCTTGAGAAGAGCTAGTAATGCTCAACAGGCCGAAGCATGGGCAATGTTGGAGGCTATGCAACTGGCAGATTCAAATGGTTGGTCTCATGTGATTTTTGAATATGATAATCTGGGAATTTGTTCTTttcttcaacaacaatcttctcTTTGTCACTGGCAGAGTATGCCTCTTCTGCGAAAATGTGTAAACATATGTACTATTAATCCTGGTTGGTCTTCTAGTTTTGTGTATAGGTCTGGTAATAAAGCTGCAGATGCAATAGCGAAGGCAGCTTATAAACATAATCTATGTGGGGATTGGTGGTTTCATCCACCTCCTTTGTTAATTCCCTACATAAATTGTGATGTATCAATTACTCATGTTTAA